A genomic segment from Treponema sp. Marseille-Q3903 encodes:
- a CDS encoding penicillin-binding protein 1A: protein MIKIKKSGIIFSALFLLNTIILGAILGWSLSETKNIINSEYIKDFDTALPTKLLDINGEIITEFASDEKREIIAYNNLPQHMVDALITREDRVFFSHNGYNLKAIFRGVAGILTGRSLGGGSTLTQQIAGTLYCDRADKSILRKLKELWWAIQMERRYSKNEILELYLNKIYFGGGTYGVNAASKYYFGHSATEITPAEAAILVIQLSNPAFYNPFDHPNRAMDRQKYVLKSMVASGFITQQQADESFENYWSNFDYTRTSTSAYMMRDDKAPWFSEYVRRELTGMIYGSDDIYTSGFTVNTTVNLAHQQIAQNVMTEWIETANERYKKEHSSKTDVAFNTYIPLTEMMALLLNIPELKVSEQRAEIVANSTFINKITPVIDVVSMMTGTDKLKVNIVNRATALAKQNEEKTTIEGTMIALDHSNGYIDALVGGSKFDSDNQFIRATQAKIQPGSAFKPLYYSAAIDSRKFTPTTQISDSMVVFHTADGKPYIPLNFLGEWVGNVPLYYALIRSMNVPSLKVLDGIGFEAAINRAVALLGIPKDEISSRSFDPVYPLGLGVCSVRPVEMARAYAIFANGGKDIKPMAIRTVEDKNGNVILNPELEIRKEQAAKGEKIQVISPQNAFVMTKLLEQTVNNGVGTLAKQRWRFEYHGANGNFYHMPAGGKTGTTQNWADAWTCGITPYYSAAFWFGFDRPGQSLGLRITGSTLAGHAWGEYFGKVHADLPYKDWIKPASGVIQVTVCSESGQLLTEACGDHKTTQWYLEGTQPTEVCQIHSNSSTSKLSLIRLEKLMYKSGQKFSLDYDFTPLTYDLNKPLSASDTSDSDDENEEEPETKDNALDYNYLME, encoded by the coding sequence ATGATAAAAATAAAAAAATCGGGAATTATTTTTAGTGCACTTTTTTTGCTTAATACAATAATTCTGGGAGCGATTCTCGGCTGGTCTCTTTCAGAAACTAAAAATATAATAAATTCCGAATATATAAAAGATTTTGATACAGCGCTTCCTACAAAACTTCTTGATATAAACGGCGAAATAATCACAGAATTTGCATCTGATGAAAAACGCGAAATCATCGCTTACAACAATCTTCCTCAGCACATGGTAGATGCCTTGATCACACGTGAAGACAGGGTCTTCTTTTCTCATAACGGGTACAACCTAAAAGCGATTTTTCGAGGCGTTGCGGGCATCCTTACAGGTCGTTCACTAGGTGGAGGTTCGACATTGACTCAACAGATTGCCGGTACGCTTTATTGCGATCGTGCAGACAAAAGTATTTTGCGAAAACTCAAGGAACTTTGGTGGGCGATTCAGATGGAACGCCGTTACTCTAAAAACGAGATTCTGGAACTTTATCTGAATAAAATCTACTTTGGCGGTGGCACATACGGTGTAAATGCCGCTTCTAAATATTATTTTGGACATTCGGCGACTGAGATTACGCCTGCCGAAGCTGCGATTCTCGTAATTCAGCTTTCAAACCCGGCATTTTACAATCCTTTTGACCATCCGAACAGAGCGATGGACCGTCAAAAATATGTTTTAAAATCAATGGTTGCGTCCGGTTTTATAACACAACAGCAAGCCGATGAATCTTTTGAAAACTATTGGTCAAATTTTGACTACACTCGTACGTCGACATCGGCATATATGATGCGCGATGACAAAGCTCCGTGGTTCAGTGAATACGTGCGCAGGGAACTGACAGGAATGATTTACGGTTCCGACGATATTTACACTTCAGGATTCACTGTAAACACGACAGTAAACCTAGCTCACCAGCAGATTGCGCAAAATGTTATGACAGAATGGATTGAAACCGCGAATGAACGCTATAAAAAAGAACACTCTTCTAAAACCGATGTCGCATTCAACACTTATATTCCGCTTACAGAGATGATGGCTCTTCTTCTCAACATCCCTGAATTAAAAGTCAGCGAACAGCGCGCTGAAATAGTTGCAAACAGCACTTTTATAAATAAAATCACACCTGTTATTGACGTCGTTTCAATGATGACTGGAACAGACAAACTCAAAGTGAATATAGTAAATCGGGCTACGGCGCTAGCTAAACAGAATGAAGAAAAGACGACGATTGAAGGAACTATGATTGCGCTTGACCACTCAAACGGTTACATCGACGCCCTTGTAGGTGGAAGCAAGTTTGATTCAGATAATCAGTTTATTCGAGCGACCCAGGCTAAAATTCAACCGGGTTCAGCGTTCAAGCCTCTCTATTATTCAGCCGCGATTGATTCAAGAAAATTTACTCCGACTACCCAGATTTCCGACAGCATGGTTGTATTTCACACAGCAGATGGAAAGCCTTACATTCCTTTGAACTTCCTCGGAGAATGGGTAGGAAACGTACCTTTATATTATGCTTTGATTCGTTCGATGAACGTTCCGTCTCTTAAAGTGCTCGACGGTATAGGTTTTGAAGCGGCGATAAACAGAGCAGTTGCGCTTTTAGGTATTCCAAAAGACGAAATTTCTTCACGCTCTTTTGACCCTGTTTACCCTCTCGGGCTCGGTGTATGTTCTGTTCGACCCGTTGAAATGGCACGTGCTTACGCTATTTTTGCAAACGGCGGTAAAGATATAAAACCAATGGCGATCAGGACTGTCGAGGATAAAAATGGAAACGTAATTTTGAACCCTGAGCTTGAAATTCGCAAAGAACAGGCCGCAAAAGGTGAAAAGATTCAAGTTATTTCACCTCAAAACGCTTTTGTCATGACTAAGCTTCTTGAACAGACTGTAAACAATGGCGTTGGTACACTTGCTAAACAAAGGTGGCGTTTTGAATACCACGGCGCGAATGGAAATTTTTATCACATGCCTGCCGGTGGAAAAACAGGAACAACACAAAACTGGGCAGATGCATGGACTTGCGGAATCACTCCTTATTATTCGGCTGCATTTTGGTTTGGATTTGACAGACCCGGTCAATCACTTGGATTGAGAATTACAGGTTCTACACTTGCAGGTCATGCATGGGGCGAATATTTTGGCAAAGTTCATGCAGACTTACCTTACAAAGACTGGATAAAACCTGCTTCAGGCGTAATTCAAGTTACAGTCTGTAGCGAAAGCGGTCAACTTTTAACAGAAGCGTGCGGAGATCACAAAACAACGCAATGGTATCTTGAAGGAACTCAACCGACAGAAGTTTGCCAAATTCACTCAAATTCTTCAACTTCAAAACTTTCGTTGATACGTCTCGAAAAACTGATGTATAAATCAGGGCAAAAATTCAGCCTTGATTACGATTTTACGCCTCTCACTTATGACCTCAACAAACCGCTTTCTGCATCAGACACTTCCGACAGCGATGATGAAAATGAAGAAGAGCCGGAGACAAAAGACAACGCCCTTGATTATAACTATTTGATGGAATAA
- the fliG gene encoding flagellar motor switch protein FliG: MADEAAEKTSSSPKPVPKPGQLKPAGSGSGKKGSAKDYKSLTGRQKAAIFLISLGPEVSAEIMKHLREDEVETLTFEIARQEKVNPEFKDAVLEEFQELMNAQNFITTGGIDYARELLEKSLGSQKAIDIINRLTSSLQVRPFDFIRRTDPAHLLNFIQQEYPQTIALILAYLEPGKAAVIMQNLPEDMQAEVSKRLATMDRTSPDVLRDVERVLEKKLSTLSSEDYTAAGGVEAIVEILNLVDRSSEKSIIESLEEDDPDLAEEIKKRMFVFEDIVMLDDRAIQKVLRDVDQQELAKALKSVDTEVQDKIFRNMSKRAASMLKEDMEFMGPVRLKDVEESQQKIVSIIRRLEDNGDIVIARSGEDELVT, encoded by the coding sequence ATGGCAGACGAAGCAGCAGAAAAAACGTCATCGAGCCCTAAGCCAGTTCCAAAACCTGGTCAGTTAAAACCTGCTGGTTCTGGAAGCGGAAAAAAAGGGTCGGCAAAAGATTATAAAAGTTTAACAGGTCGTCAAAAAGCGGCGATTTTCCTTATTTCGCTTGGCCCTGAAGTTTCTGCGGAAATTATGAAACACCTTCGCGAAGATGAAGTTGAGACGCTGACATTTGAAATCGCACGTCAGGAAAAAGTAAACCCCGAGTTTAAAGATGCCGTCCTCGAAGAATTTCAGGAGTTGATGAATGCACAAAACTTCATCACGACAGGTGGTATCGACTATGCTCGAGAACTTTTGGAAAAATCTCTCGGTTCACAAAAAGCTATCGATATCATCAACAGGCTTACTTCAAGCCTTCAAGTTCGTCCGTTCGACTTTATCCGTCGTACAGACCCTGCGCACCTTTTGAACTTTATCCAGCAGGAATATCCTCAGACTATCGCGTTGATTCTCGCTTATCTTGAACCTGGAAAAGCAGCTGTCATCATGCAGAACCTCCCTGAAGATATGCAGGCAGAAGTTTCAAAACGACTCGCAACGATGGACCGTACATCTCCTGATGTATTGCGTGACGTTGAACGCGTATTGGAAAAGAAACTTTCTACTTTGTCTTCGGAAGACTATACAGCGGCTGGTGGTGTTGAAGCTATCGTTGAAATTTTGAACCTTGTTGACCGTTCGTCTGAAAAGTCTATCATCGAATCACTCGAAGAAGATGATCCTGATTTGGCAGAAGAGATTAAAAAGCGAATGTTCGTATTCGAAGATATCGTTATGCTCGACGACCGTGCAATTCAGAAAGTTCTGCGTGATGTTGACCAACAGGAACTGGCAAAAGCGCTTAAATCTGTCGATACTGAAGTACAAGATAAAATCTTCCGCAATATGTCTAAACGTGCCGCATCTATGCTCAAAGAAGATATGGAATTTATGGGACCTGTCCGCTTAAAAGACGTTGAAGAATCTCAGCAGAAGATTGTATCTATCATCAGACGACTCGAAGATAACGGAGATATCGTTATTGCTCGCTCCGGCGAAGATGAACTTGTTACCTGA
- the flgC gene encoding flagellar basal body rod protein FlgC, translated as MGMFTSINIAATGMSAERLRSDVISNNIANASTTRTQEGGAFKKSTVVLRPVSDKSAQWRTPFVPSDLDNGPGKGVKVMEITKDTSQGRLVYDPDHPDAFKSGPNKGYVEYPNVNIVNEMVDLISASRAYEANATVIDGAKDMFKAALDIGR; from the coding sequence ATGGGAATGTTCACTAGTATAAATATTGCTGCAACTGGAATGTCTGCAGAAAGGCTTCGCAGCGACGTAATTTCAAACAATATTGCAAACGCCTCAACGACTCGTACTCAGGAAGGCGGCGCATTTAAAAAATCGACAGTTGTATTGAGACCTGTTTCAGATAAATCTGCGCAGTGGCGCACTCCGTTTGTCCCTTCGGATTTAGACAACGGTCCTGGAAAAGGTGTCAAAGTGATGGAAATCACAAAAGATACATCTCAGGGACGGCTTGTATACGACCCAGATCATCCCGACGCTTTTAAAAGCGGTCCGAACAAAGGGTATGTTGAATATCCTAATGTAAATATTGTAAATGAAATGGTAGATTTAATATCTGCGAGCCGTGCATACGAAGCCAACGCAACAGTTATAGACGGTGCAAAAGATATGTTTAAAGCGGCACTTGATATCGGAAGATAA
- a CDS encoding FliI/YscN family ATPase yields MKSTYTGEFNFSKYLEKVIDAETILYTGRVTAVRGLEVESEGPRSVIGEMCIIKLQNGVVLQAEVVGLDDKIVHLAPFGETKGIEVGCEVVATGQTLMVPVGKNLLGRMLNVTGHPCDDKGELVPETYYPAVANPPSPNERTDINRRITTGVRSIDSLLTVGKGQRLGIFAGSGVGKSTMLSIIARNTNADVNVIGLIGERGREVLDFVKRDLGEEGMKRSVLVVATSDEPSICRLRAAQVCTAIAEYFRDQGKDVMLMMDSVTRFAHAQREIGLANGEPAAQKGYPPSVFDMIPKLLERSGTNLKGSITAFYTVLVDGDDMNEPITDKVRGTLDGHIVLSRKLAQANHYPAVDILQSVSRLSRRVTGMQTRKAVGQTRAWMATYQENETMISAGIYQKGNSTSIDEAIDKHEAIEEFLKQDEYEPCPMEETLKKFSELTGIDIPEDEYVENPASLIPSTAQIVDASKRYTE; encoded by the coding sequence ATGAAATCCACATATACTGGGGAATTTAATTTTTCAAAATATCTCGAAAAAGTAATTGATGCAGAGACTATTTTGTACACAGGTCGTGTAACAGCAGTGCGTGGGCTCGAAGTTGAAAGCGAAGGACCTCGCTCTGTGATCGGCGAAATGTGTATCATAAAATTGCAAAATGGTGTTGTTTTACAGGCAGAGGTTGTCGGGCTCGATGATAAAATAGTTCACCTTGCACCGTTTGGTGAGACAAAAGGAATAGAAGTCGGTTGTGAAGTTGTAGCAACCGGTCAGACGCTGATGGTTCCTGTGGGAAAAAATCTTCTTGGACGTATGTTAAACGTCACAGGTCATCCGTGCGATGATAAAGGAGAGCTTGTTCCAGAAACTTATTATCCCGCAGTCGCAAATCCGCCTTCCCCAAATGAGAGAACTGATATAAACCGTAGGATCACAACTGGAGTTCGCTCAATCGACTCTCTTCTTACAGTTGGAAAAGGTCAGCGCCTTGGCATTTTTGCAGGTTCCGGAGTTGGAAAATCTACTATGTTGAGCATCATCGCGCGAAATACAAATGCAGATGTAAATGTGATAGGGCTGATAGGGGAACGTGGACGTGAAGTTTTAGACTTTGTAAAACGAGATCTTGGTGAAGAGGGGATGAAACGTTCAGTGCTTGTCGTTGCAACATCTGATGAACCTTCAATCTGTCGTCTTCGCGCAGCTCAAGTTTGTACAGCAATTGCAGAATATTTTCGTGACCAGGGAAAAGACGTAATGCTGATGATGGATTCTGTCACGCGTTTTGCTCATGCTCAGCGTGAAATCGGGCTTGCAAACGGTGAACCTGCCGCTCAAAAAGGTTATCCGCCGAGTGTTTTTGATATGATTCCAAAACTCCTTGAGCGCTCAGGAACAAATTTAAAAGGTTCAATCACAGCGTTCTATACAGTTCTCGTAGATGGAGATGATATGAACGAGCCGATTACGGATAAAGTTCGAGGTACGCTCGATGGACATATTGTTTTAAGTCGAAAACTTGCACAGGCAAATCATTATCCGGCAGTTGATATTCTCCAGTCTGTTTCCAGGCTTTCAAGGCGTGTAACAGGAATGCAGACACGCAAAGCAGTTGGGCAAACTCGCGCTTGGATGGCAACTTATCAGGAGAATGAAACGATGATTTCAGCAGGAATTTACCAAAAAGGTAATTCCACTTCGATAGATGAAGCGATAGATAAACATGAAGCAATTGAAGAGTTTTTAAAGCAGGACGAATATGAACCTTGCCCTATGGAAGAAACTCTTAAAAAATTCTCAGAATTGACAGGAATAGACATTCCAGAGGATGAATACGTCGAAAATCCGGCGAGTTTAATTCCGTCAACTGCACAGATTGTCGATGCAAGCAAGCGTTATACCGAATAA
- the flgB gene encoding flagellar basal body rod protein FlgB, with protein sequence MNSFTRSIDLLQREMDVTSLRYQVSANNLANSEVPNFKRSTVNFESELKRALNSEKIAAQGPHLNVTDERHIQINTPYDYRDVSPRRVVDYVSTSKANGNNVDAEYEANNILQIQMQYRLLTQLAGFEFEQLNTAMKK encoded by the coding sequence ATGAACAGTTTTACGCGCTCAATTGACTTATTGCAGCGTGAAATGGATGTAACTTCACTTCGTTATCAGGTCAGTGCAAACAATCTTGCAAACAGTGAAGTTCCAAATTTCAAACGCTCTACAGTCAATTTTGAAAGTGAGCTGAAACGCGCACTTAATTCGGAAAAAATCGCTGCACAGGGACCACATCTCAACGTTACAGATGAAAGACACATTCAGATTAATACACCTTATGATTACCGAGATGTTTCTCCTCGCCGTGTAGTCGATTATGTCTCTACATCAAAAGCGAATGGAAACAATGTTGACGCTGAGTACGAAGCAAACAACATTTTACAGATTCAGATGCAGTACAGACTTTTGACACAGTTGGCAGGTTTTGAATTTGAACAGCTGAATACTGCAATGAAAAAATAA
- the fliF gene encoding flagellar basal-body MS-ring/collar protein FliF: MNEWLKKVTDSIKNMWSKWKPIQKVILFGIIIVVIVAIVAAARLSAKPSTVRLFNSPVTDETSRTKIMDRLSQENIDAWTTSDGYISVADDRTARKMREILISENLVPSSVDPWAGFFDRSWSTTDSDQNVKLKNSIQRQLRQHIESISDIQMADVNIVLPEDKLFTADQNPVSASILLKVKPGSTLYQDKKRLLGIQNFVLSAIEGLKAENLVITDNEGNQINDFESMAEYDRLTLIEKTEKFKLQQAAKIRAKVLNLFVNTYTEDRCRDMVVTIEMDTSEKTKDKTEYKPFIVREDNPDTPYDDSEIKDGVVISEQKVNKEWQGTGYNPEGPAGVEGQNPPVYSDNSNVIGKSVETGTTTNYAYNQERTTENTAPKIDRISVSVNLDGKWKISKDEKGNPLIDEEGHFKRVYTPISEEDLKKAEDSIKGAVGYNRSRGDLVVVTNIAYDRDTEFEEEEAAYFSALQRKRTILLVLVAVAVVLVGFILFRIISREMERRRREREARLLAEQQAARERALWEAKDDGMEVTMSVEETRRMELLENAVSMAKEHPEDVAMLIRTWLMEE, from the coding sequence ATGAACGAATGGCTTAAAAAGGTAACCGATTCAATCAAAAACATGTGGTCGAAGTGGAAACCGATACAAAAAGTCATATTATTTGGCATTATAATCGTTGTAATTGTCGCAATTGTTGCGGCGGCAAGGCTGTCTGCAAAGCCTTCTACTGTGCGTCTTTTTAATTCACCTGTAACCGATGAAACTTCCAGAACAAAAATTATGGACAGGCTTTCTCAGGAAAATATTGACGCTTGGACAACAAGTGATGGCTACATATCCGTCGCCGATGATAGGACCGCACGCAAAATGCGTGAGATCCTGATCAGCGAAAACCTCGTTCCTTCTTCTGTAGATCCATGGGCAGGTTTTTTTGACAGAAGCTGGTCAACAACAGATTCGGATCAGAACGTAAAACTTAAAAACTCAATCCAAAGACAGCTCAGACAGCATATCGAATCGATCTCCGATATTCAAATGGCTGATGTAAACATCGTTCTCCCAGAAGATAAATTGTTTACTGCTGATCAAAATCCTGTGAGCGCGAGTATCCTTTTAAAAGTGAAACCCGGCAGCACTCTATATCAAGATAAAAAAAGACTTCTTGGAATTCAAAATTTCGTTCTCTCAGCAATTGAGGGGCTCAAAGCGGAAAATCTTGTCATCACCGACAATGAAGGCAATCAGATAAACGATTTTGAAAGCATGGCGGAATACGACCGTTTAACTCTGATTGAAAAGACAGAAAAATTTAAACTTCAGCAGGCTGCAAAAATTCGCGCCAAAGTTTTGAACCTTTTTGTAAATACTTATACGGAAGACCGCTGCCGAGACATGGTTGTCACAATCGAGATGGATACTTCCGAAAAAACTAAAGACAAAACAGAATATAAGCCGTTTATAGTCCGTGAGGACAATCCTGATACTCCATACGATGATTCCGAAATAAAAGACGGCGTTGTAATTTCTGAACAGAAAGTAAATAAAGAATGGCAGGGAACAGGATATAACCCGGAAGGTCCTGCCGGTGTTGAAGGTCAAAATCCACCTGTTTATAGCGATAATTCAAACGTGATCGGCAAGTCTGTTGAGACCGGTACAACTACAAACTATGCGTACAATCAAGAACGCACGACAGAAAATACGGCGCCAAAGATTGACCGCATTTCTGTTTCTGTAAACCTTGATGGGAAGTGGAAAATCTCTAAAGATGAAAAAGGAAATCCGCTCATTGATGAAGAGGGGCATTTTAAACGCGTATACACGCCGATTTCCGAAGAGGATTTAAAAAAAGCCGAAGACAGCATAAAAGGGGCGGTTGGATACAATCGTTCACGCGGTGACTTAGTCGTAGTTACAAATATTGCATACGATAGAGATACAGAATTTGAAGAAGAAGAAGCCGCTTATTTTTCAGCATTGCAGAGAAAACGAACGATTCTTCTTGTTCTTGTTGCTGTTGCTGTTGTCCTCGTCGGCTTTATCTTATTCCGTATTATCAGTCGTGAAATGGAACGCCGCCGCCGCGAAAGAGAAGCGAGACTTCTTGCAGAGCAGCAGGCAGCACGCGAGAGAGCACTTTGGGAAGCAAAAGACGATGGAATGGAAGTTACAATGTCTGTCGAAGAGACAAGGCGCATGGAACTTTTGGAGAACGCAGTTTCTATGGCAAAAGAGCATCCTGAAGACGTTGCAATGCTCATCAGAACTTGGTTGATGGAGGAGTAG
- the fliH gene encoding flagellar assembly protein FliH, which produces MAKTVFRPGEAKNLENKVMLPLFKDYTPVETDVEEVVEEYKGPTADDLRKEAERFRANFELEKKQMITEAQSKAEKIIKDAEETAFLEVKRQTDQAAVIKTDAENEAEKIIEKAKAEAGQIIADANSQREKLTSDAHLEGFNQGQKEGYDSGYAEVERLINRMHKILESVMARREEILQDTESQIVELVILMARKVVKILSENQKNVIMANTLAALKKVKTRGSVTLRVNIEDVKLTSAHAQEFIQHVENVKGITVQEDSSVEKGGCIVETDFGAIDARISSQLTELENKILEVSPLKTIKRQDSLTGAD; this is translated from the coding sequence ATGGCAAAAACTGTATTTCGCCCGGGAGAGGCAAAAAATCTTGAAAATAAAGTAATGCTTCCTCTTTTCAAAGACTATACTCCTGTGGAAACAGATGTTGAAGAAGTTGTTGAAGAATACAAGGGACCTACTGCCGACGATTTGCGCAAAGAAGCTGAGCGATTTAGAGCTAATTTTGAACTTGAAAAAAAACAGATGATAACTGAAGCGCAATCTAAAGCTGAAAAAATCATAAAAGATGCCGAAGAGACTGCTTTTTTGGAAGTAAAACGTCAGACAGATCAGGCTGCCGTTATTAAAACAGATGCGGAAAACGAAGCTGAAAAAATTATAGAAAAAGCAAAAGCGGAAGCCGGGCAAATTATAGCTGATGCCAATTCTCAAAGAGAAAAACTTACGAGCGACGCACATCTTGAAGGTTTTAACCAAGGACAAAAAGAAGGCTACGACAGCGGTTATGCGGAAGTTGAACGCCTTATAAATAGAATGCACAAGATTCTTGAATCAGTTATGGCTCGCCGTGAAGAAATTCTTCAGGATACTGAAAGTCAAATTGTTGAGCTTGTCATCTTGATGGCACGTAAAGTTGTAAAAATTCTTTCCGAAAATCAGAAAAATGTCATCATGGCGAATACTCTTGCAGCCCTTAAAAAAGTTAAGACTCGCGGCTCTGTAACGCTTAGGGTAAATATAGAAGATGTAAAACTTACATCGGCTCATGCTCAAGAATTTATTCAGCATGTTGAAAACGTCAAGGGAATAACTGTTCAAGAAGATTCTTCTGTCGAAAAAGGCGGATGTATAGTTGAAACAGATTTTGGCGCAATCGATGCTAGAATTTCTAGCCAGCTTACGGAACTTGAAAACAAGATTCTTGAAGTATCTCCATTGAAAACAATCAAACGACAGGATTCTCTCACCGGAGCAGATTGA
- a CDS encoding 23S rRNA (adenine(2030)-N(6))-methyltransferase RlmJ encodes MLSYQHAYHAGNHADILKHFVLTFVLKSLNKKENPYTFFDTHSGSGLYDFEDNRSLKTGEASCGIKKLLKALDDTPCFDFPDFLDYIDIVKTYAKKNLYPGSPLIERDFMRSQDFLILSELHPQEIENLRENINDSFYKKSEDSDFPSVMIHKRDGWEMLKALTPPHTKRGAVLIDPSYEESEDYELAAKTICEVFKKWSNGIFLLWYPLLAHRETEINSMLENIKSDVRRVNKNTEIVNLKLCVFDKDRHVEKSLDMVLSDEDKKNPPRLYGSGMIVINAPWKLKENGEKVVEFLKNVISFQSQEES; translated from the coding sequence TTGTTGAGTTACCAACACGCATACCACGCAGGAAACCACGCCGATATCCTCAAGCATTTTGTTTTGACATTTGTATTAAAATCTCTAAATAAAAAAGAAAATCCATATACTTTTTTTGACACTCACAGCGGAAGCGGTCTTTATGATTTTGAAGATAACAGGAGTTTAAAAACTGGCGAAGCGTCTTGCGGAATCAAAAAATTGTTGAAAGCGCTCGATGACACTCCTTGTTTTGATTTTCCCGATTTTTTAGATTACATAGATATTGTAAAAACGTATGCAAAGAAAAATCTTTATCCCGGTTCACCTTTAATCGAAAGAGATTTTATGCGTTCCCAAGACTTTTTAATTCTTTCGGAGCTACACCCGCAGGAAATAGAGAACCTCAGGGAAAATATAAATGATAGTTTTTATAAAAAATCGGAAGACAGTGATTTTCCGTCTGTCATGATTCACAAGAGAGACGGTTGGGAAATGCTCAAAGCTCTGACCCCGCCTCATACAAAGCGAGGCGCCGTCTTAATTGATCCGAGCTATGAAGAGTCTGAAGATTATGAACTTGCTGCAAAAACAATATGTGAGGTTTTCAAAAAATGGAGCAATGGGATATTTTTGTTGTGGTATCCGCTCCTAGCTCACCGTGAAACAGAGATAAATTCAATGCTTGAAAATATAAAAAGCGATGTCAGACGCGTAAATAAAAATACCGAAATCGTAAATCTCAAACTTTGTGTTTTTGATAAAGATAGACATGTCGAAAAATCTCTTGACATGGTGCTCTCCGATGAAGATAAAAAAAATCCGCCGCGTTTATATGGCAGTGGAATGATTGTCATAAATGCTCCATGGAAACTTAAAGAAAATGGGGAAAAAGTCGTTGAGTTTCTTAAAAATGTAATCTCGTTCCAATCTCAAGAGGAAAGTTGA
- the fliE gene encoding flagellar hook-basal body complex protein FliE, producing MKIPELDFGKVQLNRTDVNHFGNGKIKSVTQNLYSSEPVSKTAGIDRKSQAASVQPASQTKSFQDYLIEAVSTVNTQQIEVADIQEKLITNPDDVDIHDVTIAMSKARMSLNLAQTVIDRIVSGWNDITTTR from the coding sequence ATGAAAATACCAGAATTAGATTTCGGCAAAGTTCAGTTGAATAGAACTGATGTAAACCATTTTGGAAATGGAAAAATAAAATCTGTCACACAAAATCTCTACAGTTCTGAGCCTGTCTCTAAAACAGCGGGGATCGATAGAAAATCTCAGGCAGCTTCAGTTCAGCCTGCATCTCAGACAAAGTCTTTTCAGGATTATCTTATTGAAGCGGTCAGCACTGTCAACACTCAGCAGATAGAAGTTGCTGATATTCAGGAAAAACTTATCACAAACCCTGATGATGTTGACATTCACGATGTTACAATCGCTATGTCAAAGGCAAGAATGTCGTTGAACCTTGCTCAAACTGTTATCGACAGAATTGTCTCAGGCTGGAACGATATAACTACAACGAGGTAA
- a CDS encoding ParB/RepB/Spo0J family partition protein yields the protein MLVQIKDIKIKKRVRKDLGNLEDLKDSLRTYGLLNPITLNSRYELIAGERRLQSAIQLGWTSINANIVDNITDIDQLEMEIEENNQRKDFTDSELMEGYKRLNRLRNPGFFYKIYLFFKRLFQKIKHKLSQKKQEK from the coding sequence ATGCTTGTACAGATTAAAGATATAAAGATAAAAAAACGAGTTCGCAAAGACCTCGGAAACCTTGAAGATTTGAAAGACAGCCTAAGGACTTACGGGCTATTAAATCCAATCACTTTGAACAGCCGTTATGAATTGATTGCAGGAGAACGCCGACTTCAATCAGCTATTCAGCTTGGCTGGACGAGCATAAACGCAAACATTGTAGATAACATTACAGACATAGACCAGCTAGAGATGGAGATTGAGGAGAACAACCAGCGAAAAGATTTTACAGATTCCGAGCTGATGGAAGGCTACAAAAGGCTCAATCGCCTCCGAAATCCGGGATTTTTTTATAAAATATATCTTTTCTTCAAGCGCCTTTTCCAAAAAATCAAACATAAATTATCACAAAAAAAACAAGAAAAATAA